One stretch of Anas acuta chromosome W, bAnaAcu1.1, whole genome shotgun sequence DNA includes these proteins:
- the LOC137847440 gene encoding olfactory receptor 14A16-like produces MPNISSVSEFLLLAFADTRELQLLHFALFLGIYLAALLGNGLILSAVACHHRLHTPMYFFLLNLALLDLGSISTTLPKAMANALWDTRAISYQGCAAQVFLFVLLMSSEYFLLTVMAYDRYVAICKPLHYGSLLGSRACAQMAAAAWGSGFLNAVLHTANTFSLPLCHGNTVDQFFCEIPHILKLSCSDAYLRKAGLLVVSACLSFGCFVFIVVSYVQIFRAVLRMSSEQGRHKAFSTCLPHLAVVSLMVSTGIFAYLKPNSISSPSLDLLVSLLYSVVPPAVNPLIYSMRNQELKDAVRKLFLYVLIKHQYC; encoded by the coding sequence atgcccaacatcagctcagtgagtgagttcctcctgctggcattcgcagacacgcgcgagctgcagctcctgcacttcgcgctcttcctgggcatctacctggctgccctcctgggcaacggcctcatcctcagtgccgtagcctgccaccaccgcctccacacccccatgtacttcttcctgctcaacctcgccctcctcgacctgggatccatctccaccactctgcccaaagccatggccaatgccctctgggacaccagggccatctcctatcaaggctgtgctgcacaggtctttctctttgtcttgttGATGTCATCGGAGTATTTCCTTCTCACCGTgatggcctatgaccgctacgttgccatctgcaagcccctgcactatgggagcctcctgggcagcagagcttgtgcccagatggcagcagctgcctggggcagtggctttctcaatgctgtcctgcacacggccaacacattttcccttcccctctgccacgGAAATactgtggaccagttcttctgtgaaatcccccacattCTCAAGCtgtcctgctcagatgcctacctcaggaAAGCTGGTCTTCTAGTGGTTAGCGCATGTTTAtcatttggttgttttgttttcattgtggtgtcctatgtgcagatcttcagggcagtgctgaggatgtcctctgagcagggccggcacaaagcattttccacgtgcctccctcacctggccgtggtctccctgATGGTCAGCACTGGCATTTTTGCCTACTTGAAGCCCAACTcaatctcttccccatccctggatcTACTGGTGTCACTTCTGTACTCGGTGgtacctccagcagtgaaccccctcatctacagcatgaggaaccaggagctcaaggatgcaGTCAGGAAACTGTTTTTGTATGTGCTTATTAAACATCAATATTGTTAG